Proteins encoded together in one Solanum lycopersicum chromosome 7, SLM_r2.1 window:
- the LOC138337172 gene encoding uncharacterized protein has translation MLDGVAFSATHEGQYAPLMPESGGAGPGAGAGAGVSGYGIEAGIGGIDSGKGAGAGVGGIIGGLKIGNKGLDGESGLKSGTETEGGVTGMYGGLMAGNGGIDGTRKIGLEGGNGGVVLGNGGSDGIGKLGIRGEDGELGDPGNAGSGGIGKLGTRGGDNGLVLGNGGSDGIGKPGIRGEDGELGDPGNEGTIGIGNPGTRGGDDGLVLGNGGSDGIGKPGISGEDGELGEPGNEGTNGIGKPGTRGGDDGLVLGNGGIDGIGKPGIRGEDRELCDPGIRGGDDGLALGNGGGDGIGKPGIRGDNGDPGNEVTNGIGKPGIRGGDGELGDPGNEGTNGIGKPGIRGEDGELGDPGNEGTNGIGKPGIRGEDGDPGNEGTNGIGKPGIRGEDGEAGDPGNGIGKPGTEGRDDGLVLGNGGSDGIGKPGIRGKDGELDEPGTEGGLAPGNGGISDGAKRDGSRGLIKGGIVPDKGEGETEIGVDEKHT, from the coding sequence ATGCTTGATGGAGTAGCCTTTTCAGCTACCCACGAAGGCCAATATGCACCTTTGATGCCAGAAAGCGGAGGCGCTGGTCCAGGAGCAGGAGCAGGAGCAGGTGTATCGGgatatggtattgaggcaggGATCGGAGGCATAGATAGTGGAAAAGGAGCTGGAGCTGGAGTTGGAGGCATCATTGGTGGACTAAAGATAGGAAATAAAGGCTTGGATGGTGAGAGTGGACTGAAATCGGGAACAGAAACAGAGGGGGGTGTTACAGGTATGTACGGTGGACTGATGGCTGGAAATGGAGGCATAGATGGTACAAGGAAGATCGGATTGGAAGGCGGGAATGGTGGAGTAGTGCTTGGAAATGGAGGTAGTGATGGTATAGGCAAGCTCGGAATTAGAGGTGAGGACGGTGAACTAGGTGATCCTGGAAATGCAGGCTCAGGTGGTATAGGGAAGCTCGGAACTAGAGGCGGGGATAACGGACTAGTGCTTGGAAATGGAGGTAGTGATGGTATAGGCAAGCCCGGAATTAGAGGTGAGGACGGAGAACTAGGAGATCCTGGAAATGAAGGCACAATTGGTATAGGGAATCCTGGAACTAGAGGCGGAGACGATGGACTAGTGCTTGGAAATGGAGGTAGTGATGGTATAGGCAAACCCGGAATTAGTGGTGAGGACGGTGAACTAGGCGAGCCTGGAAATGAAGGCACGAATGGTATAGGTAAGCCTGGAACTAGAGGTGGGGATGATGGACTAGTACTTGGGAATGGAGGTATTGATGGTATAGGAAAGCCTGGAATTAGAGGCGAGGACCGTGAACTATGCGATCCCGGAATTAGAGGCGGGGATGATGGACTAGCGCTTGGAAATGGAGGCGGTGATGGTATAGGCAAGCCTGGAATTAGAGGTGACAACGGTGATCCTGGAAATGAAGTCACTAATGGTATAGGAAAGCCTGGAATTAGAGGCGGGGATGGTGAACTAGGTGATCCCGGAAATGAAGGCACTAATGGTATAGGTAAGCCTGGAATTAGAGGCGAGGATGGTGAACTAGGTGATCCTGGAAATGAAGGCACTAATGGTATAGGCAAGCCTGGAATTAGAGGTGAGGACGGTGATCCTGGAAATGAAGGCACTAATGGTATAGGTAAGCCTGGAATTAGAGGCGAGGATGGTGAAGCAGGTGATCCTGGAAATGGTATAGGTAAGCCTGGAACTGAAGGCAGGGACGATGGACTAGTGCTTGGAAATGGAGGCAGTGATGGTATAGGTAAGCCTGGAATTAGAGGTAAGGACGGTGAACTAGACGAGCCTGGAACAGAAGGTGGTCTAGCGCCTGGAAATGGAGGCATCTCAGATGGTGCAAAGCGCGACGGGAGTAGAGGCCTGATTAAGGGTGGCATTGTACCAGACAAAGGTGAAGGAGAAACAGAAATAGGAGTTGATGAAAAACACACATGA
- the LOC101249063 gene encoding ATPase 8, plasma membrane-type, producing the protein MAFNLSLEDIKNEQIDLENIPVEEVFQQLKCSKEGLSSAEGQKRIGIFGPNKLEEKKENKLLKFLGFMWNPLSWVMECAAIMAIVLANGGGKPPDWPDFVGITVLLIINSTISFIEENSAGNAASALMANLAPKTKILRDGKWSEEEASILVPGDIISIKLGDIVPADARLLEGDPLKVDQAALTGESLPATKFPGAEVFSGSTVKQGEIEAIVIATGVHTFFGKAAHLVDSTNNVGHFQKVLTAIGNFCICSIAVGMVIEIVVMYPIQKRNYRDGIDNLLVLLIGGIPIAMPTVLSVTMAIGSHRLAQQGAITKRMTAIEEMAGMDVLCSDKTGTLTLNKLTVDKNLIEVFPKDADKDTVMLLGARASRIENQDAIDTCIVNMLGDPKEARAGIQEVHFLPFNPVEKRTAITYIDDKGNWHRASKGAPEQIIELCDLKGDIKKKALDIIDDYANRGLRSLGLARQTVPEKSKESEGSPWEFVGLLPLFDPPRHDSAETIRKALELGVAVKMITGDQLAIGKETARRLGMGTNMYPSSALLGEHKDAAIATIPVDELIEKADGFAGVFPEHKYEIVKKLQDRKHICGMTGDGVNDAPALKKADIGIAVDDATDAARSASDIVLTEPGLSVIVSAVLTSRAIFQRMKNYTIYAVSITIRVVMGFMLIALIWKFDFSPFMVLIIAILNDGTIMTISKDRVVPSPLPDSWKLNEIFATGVVLGTYQAVMTVVFFYLAADTDFFTENFHVRSIRNSPYELTAALYLQVSIISQALIFVTRSRSWSFVERPGLMLVGAFFAAQLVATVLAVYADWEFARIKGVGWGWAAVIWVYTIITYLPQDVLKFIIRFGLSGRAWDTMIQNKTAFTTKKDYGRGEREAQWALAQRTLHGLQTPEAAGLFNDKNYRELSEIAEQAKRRAEVARLRELHTLKGHVESVVKLKGLDIETIQQHYTV; encoded by the exons ATGGCGTTTAATTTATCTTTGGAAGATATCAAGAATGAGCAAATTGACCTT GAAAACATTCCAGTGGAGGAAGTATTTCAGCAGCTAAAATGTAGCAAAGAAGGATTGTCATCTGCTGAGGGCCAAAAAAGAATTGGAATTTTTGGCCCCAACAAACTTGAAGAGAAAAAA gAGAACAAGCTTCTCAAATTCTTGGGGTTCATGTGGAATCCTCTCTCATGGGTTATGGAGTGTGCTGCTATCATGGCTATTGTGTTGGCCAATGGAGGA GGCAAGCCACCAGATTGGCCAGATTTCGTTGGTATCACAGTATTGCTCATCATCAACTCTACTATCAGTTTTATTGAAGAAAATAGTGCAGGAAATGCTGCATCTGCCCTTATGGCTAATCTTGCTCCCAAAACTAAG ATTTTGAGAGATGGAAAATGGTCAGAAGAGGAGGCATCAATCTTGGTTCCAGGTGATATAATTAGCATTAAGTTGGGAGATATCGTCCCAGCCGATGCTCGTCTTCTCGAGGGTGATCCTTTAAAGGTTGATCAGGCTGCACTAACTGGTGAGTCATTGCCCGCGACAAAGTTCCCTGGTGCTGAGGTTTTCTCTGGTTCCACTGTCAAGCAAGGAGAAATCGAGGCAATTGTCATTGCAACTGGTGTTCACACTTTCTTTGGAAAGGCTGCTCATCTTGTAGACAGCACAAACAATGTTGGCCATTTCCAGAAg GTGTTGACTGCCATTGGAAACTTCTGTATCTGCTCTATTGCTGTGGGAATGGTGATTGAGATAGTAGTGATGTACCCAATTCAGAAGCGTAACTACAGAGATGGAATCGACAACTTGCTTGTGCTGCTCATCGGAGGTATCCCAATTGCCATGCCAACAGTCTTGTCTGTGACCATGGCTATTGGATCTCATAGGCTTGCACAACAAGGTGCCATTACAAAGAGGATGACTGCTATTGAAGAAATGGCTGGTATGGATGTTCTTTGCAGTGACAAAACCGGTACCCTCACCCTCAACAAGCTTACTGTCGACAAAAACCTGATTGAG GTTTTCCCTAAAGATGCAGACAAGGATACCGTTATGTTGCTTGGTGCTAGGGCTTCAAGGATCGAAAATCAGGATGCTATTGATACTTGTATCGTTAACATGTTGGGTGATCCTAAGGAG GCAAGAGCAGGCATTCAAGAGGTTCACTTCTTGCCTTTCAATCCAGTTGAAAAGCGTACAGCTATTACTTATATCGATGACAAAGGAAACTGGCACAGGGCTAGCAAAGGAGCTCCCGAACAA ATTATTGAACTTTGTGATCTCAAGGGAGATATCAAGAAGAAGGCCTTAGATATCATTGACGACTATGCCAACCGTGGCCTTCGTTCCTTGGGTTTGGCAAGACAA ACTGTACCTGAGAAGAGCAAGGAAAGTGAAGGCTCACCTTGGGAATTTGTTGGTCTTTTGCCCCTTTTTGATCCCCCAAGGCACGACAGTGCTGAAACTATCCGCAAAGCTCTTGAACTTGGTGTTGCTGTCAAGATGATCACTGGTGACCAGCTTGCCATCGGTAAGGAAACTGCACGTAGGCTTGGCATGGGAACCAACATGTATCCTTCTTCAGCTCTTCTTGGAGAGCACAAGGATGCAGCTATTGCTACAATTCCTGTCGATGAGCTAATTGAAAAGGCAGATGGTTTTGCTGGAGTCTTCCCAGAGCATAAATATGAGATCGTGAAGAAGCTCCAAGATAGGAAACACATCTGTGGTATGACAGGAGATGGAGTGAATGATGCACCAGCACTCAAGAAGGCAGacattggtattgctgtggatgaTGCAACAGACGCTGCTAGAAGTGCATCTGATATCGTCTTGACTGAGCCAGGTCTTAGTGTCATTGTGAGCGCTGTGTTGACAAGCAGGGCCATCTTCCAAAGGATGAAGAACTACACAATCTATGCAGTTTCCATCACAATTCGTGTTGTGATGGGATTCATGCTCATTGCCCTTATCTGGAAGTTCGACTTCTCTCCCTTCATGGTCCTTATCATTGCCATACTCAATGATGGAACCATCATGACCATCTCCAAGGACAGGGTTGTGCCATCTCCATTGCCCGACTCATGGAAACTCAATGAAATCTTCGCCACTGGTGTTGTCCTCGGAACCTACCAAGCTGTCATGACTGTTGTGTTCTTCTACCTTGCAGCTGACACTGATTTCTTCACT GAAAACTTCCATGTTCGATCAATCAGAAACTCTCCATATGAGCTTACAGCTGCACTTTACCTTCAAGTGAGTATCATCAGTCAAGCTCTCATCTTCGTTACCAGGTCACGAAGCTGGTCTTTTGTGGAACGCCCTGGCCTTATGCTCGTAGGAGCTTTCTTTGCAGCCCAATTG GTTGCAACAGTGCTTGCTGTATATGCAGACTGGGAATTCGCCAGGATCAAGGGAGTTGGCTGGGGATGGGCAGCAGTCATCTGGGTCTACACTATTATTACCTATTTACCTCAAGATGTTCTTAAATTCATCATCCGTTTCGGCTTGAGTGGAAGGGCATGGGACACAATGATCCAAAACAAG ACTGCCTTCACAACCAAGAAGGACTATGGAAGGGGTGAGAGAGAAGCACAATGGGCTCTAGCTCAACGTACACTTCATGGTCTCCAGACACCTGAAGCCGCTGGCCTATTCAACGACAAGAACTACAGGGAACTGTCTGAGATTGCTGAACAAGCTAAACGTCGTGCTGAAGTTGCAAGGTTGAGGGAGCTCCACACACTTAAGGGACATGTTGAATCAGTTGTCAAGCTAAAGGGACTAGATATTGAAACCATCCAACAACACTACACTGTCTAA
- the LOC101257185 gene encoding uncharacterized protein isoform X2, which translates to MPRASKRKSDTPKSTSVKSARSESITTASSKTTKFGLSVDNLFQKYANKLLGMIDPEGIEALCSDLGVDYTNVKILMLAWKLKAEKQGYFTQDEWRKGLKDLQVDTINKLKKALPKLEAEVMMPENFEDFYSYAFRYCLTEDKQKCVDIESICLLIDLVLGPQFRAQVDSFSEFLKNQTDYKVINVDQWMNFLRFCQELSRP; encoded by the exons ATGCCTCGAGCATCAAAGAGAAAATCTGACACACCCAAATCTACTTCTGTCAAATCTGCTCGCTCGGAGTCTATCACAACTG CTTCAAGCAAGACTACGAAGTTTGGATTGTCCGTTGATAATCTTTTTCAGAAGTATGCCAATAAGCTGCTAGGCATGATCGA TCCAGAGGGGATTGAGGCACTTTGCTCAGATCTTGGAGTAGACTATAcaaatgtcaaaattttgatGCTCGCTTG GAAATTGAAAGCTGAAAAGCAGGGATATTTTACTCAG GATGAATGGAGAAAAGGTTTAAAAGATCTCCAGGTTGATACGATTAACAAATTGAAAAAAGCCCTGCCAAAATTGGAAGCAGAG GTTATGATGCCTGaaaattttgaggatttttATTCCTACGCCTTTCGTTACTGCCTTACTG AGGATAAGCAGAAGTGTGTGGACATCGAGAGCATTTGTCTACTGATTGATCTTGTTCTGGGGCCCCAATTTCGTGCTCAGGTTGACTCATTTAGTGAGTTTCTCAAG AATCAGACTGATTATAAGGTGATCAACGTGGATCAATGGATGAATTTTCTTCGGTTTTGTCAAGAG CTTTCCAGACCTTGA
- the LOC101268774 gene encoding ATPase 8, plasma membrane-type: MASNLSLEDIKNEQIDLENIPVEEVFQQLKCSKEGLSSAEGQKRLEIFGPNKLEEKKENKLLKFLGFMWNPLSWVMECAAIMAIVLANGGGKPPDWPDFVGITVLLIINSTISFIEENSAGNAASALMANLAPKTKILRDGKWSEEEASILVPGDLISIKLGDIVPADARLLEGDPLKVDQAALTGESLPATKFPGAEVFSGSTVKQGEIEAVVIATGVHTFFGKAAHLVDSTNNVGHFQKVLTAIGNFCICSIAVGMVIEIIVMYPIQQRKYRDGIDNLLVLLIGGIPIAMPTVLSVTMAIGSHRLAQQGAITKRMTAIEEMAGMDVLCSDKTGTLTLNKLTVDKNLIEVFPKDATKDTVMLLGARASRIENQDAIDTCIVNMLGDPKEARAGIQEVHFLPFNPVEKRTAITYIDDKGNWHRASKGAPEQIIELCDLKGDVRKKALEIIDDYANRGLRSLGLARQTVPEKSKESEGSPWEFVGLLPLFDPPRHDSAETIRKALELGVAVKMITGDQLAIGKETARRLGMGTNMYPSSALLGEHKDAAIATIPVDELIEKADGFAGVFPEHKYEIVKKLQDRKHICGMTGDGVNDAPALKKADIGIAVDDATDAARSASDIVLTEPGLSVIVSAVLTSRAIFQRMKNYTIYAVSITIRVVMGFMLIALIWKFDFSPFMVLIIAILNDGTIMTISKDRVVPSPLPDSWKLNEIFATGVVLGTYQAVMTVVFFYLAADTDFFTENFHVRSIRNSPYELTAALYLQVSIISQALIFVTRSRSWSFVERPGLMLVGAFFAAQLVATVLAVYADWEFARIKGVGWGWAAVIWVYTIITYLPQDVLKFIIRFGLSGRAWDTMIQNKTAFTTKKDYGRGEREAQWALAQRTLHGLQTPEAAGLFNDKNYRELSEIAEQAKRRAEVARLRELHTLKGHVESVVKLKGLDIETIQQHYTV, translated from the exons ATGGCATCTAATTTATCTTTGGAAGATATCAAGAATGAGCAAATTGACCTT GAAAACATTCCAGTGGAGGAAGTGTTCCAGCAGCTAAAATGTAGCAAAGAGGGATTGTCATCTGCTGAGGGCCAAAAAAGGCTTGAAATTTTTGGCCCCAACAAACTTGAAGagaaaaaa GAGAACAAGCTTCTCAAATTTTTGGGGTTCATGTGGAATCCTCTCTCATGGGTTATGGAGTGTGCTGCTATTATGGCTATTGTGTTGGCCAATGGAGGA GGCAAACCACCAGATTGGCCAGATTTCGTTGGTATCACAGTATTGCTCATCATCAACTCTACCATCAGTTTTATTGAGGAAAACAGTGCAGGAAATGCTGCATCTGCCCTTATGGCTAATCTTGCTCCCAAAACTAAG ATTTTGAGAGATGGAAAATGGTCAGAAGAGGAGGCCTCAATCTTGGTTCCAGGTGATCTGATTAGCATTAAGTTGGGAGATATCGTCCCAGCCGATGCTCGGCTTCTCGAGGGTGATCCTTTAAAGGTTGATCAGGCTGCTCTCACTGGTGAGTCATTGCCCGCGACAAAGTTCCCTGGTGCTGAGGTTTTCTCTGGTTCCACTGTCAAGCAAGGAGAAATCGAGGCAGTTGTCATTGCAACTGGTGTTCACACTTTCTTTGGAAAGGCTGCTCATCTTGTAGACAGCACAAACAATGTTGGCCATTTCCAGAAG GTGTTGACAGCCATCGGAAACTTCTGTATTTGCTCTATTGCTGTGGGAATGGTGATTGAGATAATAGTGATGTACCCAATTCAGCAGCGAAAATATAGAGATGGAATCGACAACTTGCTTGTGTTGCTCATCGGAGGTATCCCAATTGCCATGCCAACAGTCTTGTCTGTGACCATGGCTATCGGATCTCATAGGCTTGCACAACAAGGTGCCATTACTAAGAGGATGACTGCTATTGAGGAAATGGCTGGTATGGATGTTCTCTGCAGTGACAAAACCGGTACCCTCACCCTCAACAAGCTCACTGTTGACAAAAACTTAATTGAG GTTTTCCCTAAAGATGCGACCAAGGACACCGTTATGTTGCTTGGTGCTAGGGCTTCAAGGATCGAAAACCAAGATGCTATTGATACTTGTATCGTTAACATGTTGGGTGATCCTAAAGAG GCAAGAGCAGGCATCCAAGAGGTTCACTTCTTGCCTTTCAATCCAGTTGAAAAACGTACAGCCATTACCTATATTGATGACAAAGGAAACTGGCATAGGGCTAGCAAAGGAGCTCCCGAACAA ATTATTGAACTTTGCGATCTCAAGGGAGATGTCAGGAAAAAGGCCTTAGAAATCATTGACGACTATGCTAACCGTGGCCTTCGTTCTTTGGGCTTGGCAAGACAA ACTGTACCTGAGAAGAGTAAGGAAAGTGAAGGCTCACCTTGGGAATTTGTTGGTCTTTTGCCCCTTTTTGATCCCCCAAGGCACGACAGTGCTGAAACTATCCGCAAAGCTCTTGAACTTGGTGTTGCTGTCAAGATGATCACTGGTGACCAGCTTGCCATCGGTAAGGAAACTGCACGTAGGCTTGGCATGGGAACCAACATGTATCCTTCTTCAGCTCTTCTTGGAGAGCACAAGGATGCAGCTATTGCTACAATTCCTGTCGATGAGCTAATTGAAAAGGCAGATGGTTTTGCTGGAGTCTTCCCAGAGCATAAATATGAGATCGTGAAGAAGCTCCAAGATAGGAAACACATCTGTGGTATGACAGGAGATGGAGTGAATGATGCACCAGCACTCAAGAAGGCAGacattggtattgctgtggatgaTGCAACAGACGCTGCTAGAAGTGCATCTGATATCGTCTTGACTGAGCCAGGTCTTAGTGTCATTGTGAGCGCTGTGTTGACAAGCAGGGCCATCTTCCAAAGGATGAAGAACTACACAATCTATGCAGTTTCCATCACAATTCGTGTTGTGATGGGATTCATGCTCATTGCCCTTATCTGGAAGTTCGACTTCTCTCCCTTCATGGTCCTTATCATTGCCATACTCAATGATGGAACCATCATGACCATCTCCAAGGACAGGGTTGTGCCATCTCCATTGCCCGACTCATGGAAACTCAATGAAATCTTCGCCACTGGTGTTGTCCTCGGAACCTACCAAGCTGTCATGACTGTTGTGTTCTTCTACCTTGCAGCTGACACTGATTTCTTCACT GAAAACTTCCATGTTCGATCAATCAGAAACTCTCCATATGAGCTTACAGCTGCACTTTACCTTCAAGTGAGTATCATCAGTCAAGCTCTCATCTTCGTTACCAGGTCACGAAGCTGGTCTTTTGTGGAACGCCCTGGCCTTATGCTCGTAGGAGCTTTCTTTGCAGCCCAATTG GTTGCAACAGTGCTTGCTGTATATGCAGACTGGGAATTCGCCAGGATCAAGGGAGTTGGCTGGGGATGGGCAGCAGTCATCTGGGTCTACACTATTATTACCTATTTACCTCAAGATGTTCTTAAATTCATCATCCGTTTCGGCTTGAGTGGAAGGGCATGGGACACAATGATCCAAAACAAG ACTGCCTTCACAACCAAGAAGGACTATGGAAGGGGTGAGAGAGAAGCACAATGGGCTCTAGCTCAACGTACACTTCATGGTCTCCAGACACCTGAAGCCGCTGGCCTATTCAACGACAAGAACTACAGGGAACTGTCTGAGATTGCTGAACAAGCTAAACGTCGTGCTGAAGTTGCAAGGTTGAGGGAGCTCCACACACTTAAGGGACATGTTGAATCAGTTGTCAAGCTAAAGGGACTAGATATTGAAACCATCCAACAACACTACACTGTCTAA
- the LOC101256892 gene encoding large ribosomal subunit protein eL39x: MPSHKSFMIKKKLAKKQRQNRPIPYWIRMRTDNTIRYNAKRRHWRRTKLGF; encoded by the exons ATG CCGTCCCACAAGTCTTTCATGATCAAGAAGAAGCTGGCGAAGAAGCAGAGGCAGAACAGGCCTATTCCTTACTGGATCCGCATGAGGACCGACAACACCATCAG GTACAATGCCAAGCGCAGGCACTGGAGGCGTACCAAGTTAGGATTTTGA
- the LOC101257185 gene encoding uncharacterized protein isoform X1: MPRASKRKSDTPKSTSVKSARSESITTASSKTTKFGLSVDNLFQKYANKLLGMIDPEGIEALCSDLGVDYTNVKILMLAWKLKAEKQGYFTQDEWRKGLKDLQVDTINKLKKALPKLEAEVMMPENFEDFYSYAFRYCLTEDKQKCVDIESICLLIDLVLGPQFRAQVDSFSEFLKNQTDYKVINVDQWMNFLRFCQEVSFPDLENYDLDQAWPVILDNFVEWMREKQK, from the exons ATGCCTCGAGCATCAAAGAGAAAATCTGACACACCCAAATCTACTTCTGTCAAATCTGCTCGCTCGGAGTCTATCACAACTG CTTCAAGCAAGACTACGAAGTTTGGATTGTCCGTTGATAATCTTTTTCAGAAGTATGCCAATAAGCTGCTAGGCATGATCGA TCCAGAGGGGATTGAGGCACTTTGCTCAGATCTTGGAGTAGACTATAcaaatgtcaaaattttgatGCTCGCTTG GAAATTGAAAGCTGAAAAGCAGGGATATTTTACTCAG GATGAATGGAGAAAAGGTTTAAAAGATCTCCAGGTTGATACGATTAACAAATTGAAAAAAGCCCTGCCAAAATTGGAAGCAGAG GTTATGATGCCTGaaaattttgaggatttttATTCCTACGCCTTTCGTTACTGCCTTACTG AGGATAAGCAGAAGTGTGTGGACATCGAGAGCATTTGTCTACTGATTGATCTTGTTCTGGGGCCCCAATTTCGTGCTCAGGTTGACTCATTTAGTGAGTTTCTCAAG AATCAGACTGATTATAAGGTGATCAACGTGGATCAATGGATGAATTTTCTTCGGTTTTGTCAAGAG GTTAGCTTTCCAGACCTTGAAAACTATGATCTCGACCAAGCATGGCCTGTGATTTTGGATAATTTTGTTGAGTGGAtgagagaaaaacaaaagtgA